The following are encoded together in the Geobacter sulfurreducens PCA genome:
- a CDS encoding solute symporter family protein, producing the protein MKRLIAAFSLALSLGTFAWASEPVKVPAAPQEQAVAAPVQAAAPTPAAPVTEKAAVPAAPSEKKHELKANPMVTIPIFLAIIGATMMVVVWSAKQTKSAADFYTAGGGITGTQNGWAIAGDYMSAASFLGISGIISLYGYDGFMYSVGWLVAYITVLLIVAEPCRNAGKFTLGDILSFRTEPKSVRAAAAISTVAVSTFYLTAQMVGAGKLMQLLLGIPYKTAVIGVGILMVGYVVFGGMTATTWVQIIKAGLLMSGAALLSVLVGLKSGMSPFQFFNDIATSPNIIEHVQKVVLKDPVAVAGFDYGQRFLEPGLFLKNPLDQISLGMALVLGTAGMPHILMRFFTVPTAQAARKSVIIAMFIIGSFYILTTLLGFGAAIHVTPQSIMNVDKGGNMAAMMLAQQLGGDIHPFLGDLLLAFLCAVAFATILAVVSGLVLAASAAIAHDIYVNVIKGGHADQHEQVKAARITSFVVGACGIAIGIAAEKQNVAHLVALAFAVAASGNLPVVVLSLFWKKFNTAGVIAGLVTGTVVSIALVMVSPNMTYPKKVAEDAQKVVVKLEEKQAGGAVLTEKEMKDLGKAKADYEKNKDGKSFLGLDKPLFALKNPGVVSIPLGFIAAVIAALAFPSRRSEEMFDELYVRQNTGIGIAKAVDH; encoded by the coding sequence ATGAAGAGACTCATTGCAGCGTTTTCCCTTGCCCTGTCGCTGGGCACATTCGCTTGGGCCAGCGAGCCGGTCAAAGTACCGGCCGCGCCCCAGGAGCAGGCCGTCGCGGCCCCTGTCCAGGCTGCGGCCCCGACCCCGGCCGCGCCCGTTACCGAAAAGGCCGCCGTGCCGGCAGCACCGTCCGAGAAGAAGCACGAACTGAAGGCCAACCCGATGGTCACCATCCCCATCTTCTTGGCCATCATCGGTGCCACCATGATGGTTGTCGTCTGGTCCGCCAAGCAGACCAAGTCGGCCGCCGACTTCTACACCGCCGGCGGCGGCATCACCGGCACCCAGAACGGTTGGGCCATCGCGGGCGACTACATGTCCGCCGCCTCCTTCCTGGGGATTTCCGGGATCATCTCCCTCTATGGCTATGACGGGTTCATGTACTCGGTGGGTTGGCTCGTGGCCTACATCACGGTGCTCCTGATCGTGGCCGAACCCTGCCGTAACGCCGGTAAATTCACCCTGGGCGACATCCTCTCCTTCCGCACCGAACCCAAGTCGGTTCGGGCTGCCGCGGCCATCTCGACCGTCGCTGTCTCCACCTTCTACCTAACCGCGCAGATGGTCGGTGCCGGCAAGCTGATGCAGTTGCTGCTCGGCATCCCCTACAAGACCGCTGTCATCGGCGTCGGCATCCTCATGGTCGGCTACGTCGTGTTCGGCGGCATGACCGCCACCACCTGGGTCCAGATCATCAAGGCCGGCCTTCTCATGTCCGGCGCTGCGCTGCTCTCCGTCCTGGTAGGCCTCAAGTCGGGAATGAGCCCGTTCCAGTTCTTCAACGACATCGCTACCAGCCCCAACATCATCGAGCACGTCCAAAAGGTGGTTCTCAAGGACCCCGTTGCCGTGGCGGGCTTCGATTACGGGCAGCGCTTCCTTGAGCCGGGCCTCTTCCTGAAGAACCCGCTCGACCAGATCTCTCTCGGCATGGCACTGGTGCTTGGCACCGCCGGCATGCCTCACATCCTGATGCGCTTCTTCACCGTGCCCACGGCCCAGGCCGCCCGCAAGTCGGTCATCATCGCCATGTTCATCATCGGCTCCTTCTACATCCTGACCACGCTTCTCGGCTTCGGCGCCGCCATCCACGTGACCCCGCAATCCATCATGAATGTGGACAAGGGTGGCAACATGGCTGCCATGATGCTGGCCCAGCAACTGGGCGGCGACATCCACCCCTTCCTGGGTGACCTGCTCCTGGCGTTCCTGTGCGCCGTTGCCTTCGCCACTATCCTGGCCGTGGTTTCGGGTCTGGTTCTGGCCGCTTCCGCCGCCATTGCCCACGACATCTACGTAAACGTCATCAAGGGGGGCCACGCCGACCAGCACGAGCAGGTTAAAGCTGCCCGGATCACCTCCTTCGTGGTCGGTGCCTGCGGCATCGCCATCGGCATCGCGGCCGAGAAGCAGAACGTTGCCCACTTGGTGGCCCTGGCCTTCGCCGTTGCCGCCTCGGGCAACCTGCCGGTCGTCGTACTCTCCCTCTTCTGGAAGAAGTTCAACACCGCCGGCGTCATCGCGGGACTGGTGACCGGCACCGTCGTCTCCATCGCGCTGGTGATGGTCTCCCCCAACATGACCTATCCGAAGAAAGTGGCTGAAGACGCACAGAAAGTGGTGGTCAAGCTGGAGGAGAAACAGGCCGGTGGTGCGGTTCTTACCGAGAAGGAAATGAAGGATCTGGGCAAAGCCAAGGCCGACTACGAAAAGAACAAGGACGGCAAATCGTTCCTCGGTCTCGACAAGCCCCTCTTCGCGTTGAAGAATCCAGGCGTAGTGTCCATCCCGCTGGGCTTCATCGCCGCGGTCATTGCTGCTCTGGCTTTCCCGAGCCGGCGTTCCGAGGAAATGTTCGACGAACTGTACGTCCGCCAGAACACCGGCATTGGCATCGCCAAAGCGGTGGACCACTAA
- a CDS encoding DUF485 domain-containing protein, whose protein sequence is MAEKQYNWSAIAKNPKFIELHRKKTTFLVGWWVFSTVFYFLLPIGAAYAPGLFKIKILGRINFGYLFALSQFFVSWGIAMYYAHVANKDFDRLTRELVDELK, encoded by the coding sequence ATGGCAGAAAAGCAGTATAACTGGAGCGCCATTGCGAAGAACCCCAAGTTCATCGAGCTCCACCGGAAGAAGACCACCTTCCTTGTTGGCTGGTGGGTCTTTTCGACCGTTTTCTATTTCCTCCTCCCCATCGGCGCAGCCTATGCCCCCGGCCTCTTCAAAATCAAGATCCTGGGAAGGATCAACTTCGGCTACCTGTTCGCCCTTTCCCAGTTCTTCGTCTCCTGGGGGATCGCCATGTACTACGCCCATGTGGCCAACAAAGACTTCGACCGGCTCACCCGCGAGCTGGTGGATGAGCTGAAGTAA
- a CDS encoding solute symporter family protein → MKKLIAGITLALSLGSFAFAEEPAKAPAAPGAPTAATAPAATTPAAATDAAKVATPAPAAPAEKKTSIKANPMVTIPIFLIIIGATMAVVVWSAKRTKSAADFYTAGGGITGTQNGWAIAGDYMSAASFLGISGMISLYGYDGFMYSVGWLVAYITVLLIVAEPCRNAGKYTLGDILSFRTEPKVVRAVCAISVVAVSTFYLTAQMVGAGKLMQLLLGIPYKFAIIGVGILMVGYVVFGGMTATTWVQIIKAGLLMTGAGLLSVLVGLKAGMNPFTFFNDIATNPNIIEHVQKAVLKDPVAVAGFDYGQRFLEPGLFLKNPLDQISLGMALVLGTAGMPHILMRFFTVPTAQAARKSVIVAMFIIGSFYILTTLLGFGAAIHVTPQGITAVDKGGNMAAMMLAQQLGGDISPFLGDLLLAFLCAVAFATILAVVSGLVLAASAAIAHDIYVNVIKDGHADQHEQVMAARITSLCVGAMGIIIGIAAEKQNVAHLVALAFAVASSGNLPVVVMSLFWRKFNTAGVVSGLVVGTVASIALVMVSPNMTYPKVVAADAQKVVTKLEEKQAGGAVLTEKEMKDLDKAKADYAKNKDGKSMLGLDKPLIKLKNPGIISIPLGFLAAIIGCLAFPSRRSEEMFDEIYVRQNTGIGMAKAIDH, encoded by the coding sequence ATGAAAAAACTGATTGCTGGTATCACCCTGGCCCTCTCCCTGGGCTCGTTCGCCTTCGCTGAAGAGCCGGCCAAGGCCCCGGCCGCCCCCGGCGCCCCGACGGCCGCGACTGCACCGGCAGCCACTACTCCGGCGGCCGCCACCGACGCCGCCAAGGTGGCCACCCCGGCCCCGGCAGCGCCGGCCGAGAAGAAGACGAGCATCAAGGCCAACCCGATGGTCACCATCCCCATCTTCCTGATCATCATCGGCGCCACCATGGCCGTTGTCGTCTGGTCGGCCAAGCGGACCAAGTCGGCCGCCGACTTCTACACCGCCGGCGGCGGCATCACCGGCACCCAGAACGGTTGGGCCATCGCGGGCGACTACATGTCCGCCGCCTCCTTCCTGGGGATTTCGGGCATGATCTCCCTCTACGGCTATGACGGGTTCATGTACTCGGTGGGTTGGCTCGTGGCCTACATCACGGTGCTCCTGATCGTGGCAGAGCCCTGCCGCAACGCGGGCAAGTACACCCTGGGCGACATCCTCTCCTTCCGCACCGAGCCCAAGGTCGTCCGGGCCGTTTGCGCCATCTCCGTCGTTGCCGTCTCCACCTTCTACCTGACCGCTCAGATGGTCGGTGCCGGCAAGCTGATGCAGCTGTTGCTCGGGATTCCCTACAAGTTCGCCATCATCGGCGTCGGCATCCTCATGGTCGGCTACGTCGTGTTCGGCGGCATGACCGCCACCACCTGGGTTCAGATCATCAAGGCCGGCCTCCTCATGACCGGTGCGGGCCTCCTCTCCGTCCTGGTCGGCCTCAAGGCCGGCATGAACCCGTTCACCTTCTTCAACGACATCGCCACTAACCCCAACATCATCGAGCACGTCCAGAAGGCCGTTCTCAAGGACCCCGTTGCCGTGGCGGGCTTCGATTACGGGCAGCGCTTCCTTGAGCCGGGCCTCTTCCTGAAGAACCCGCTCGACCAGATCTCCCTCGGCATGGCACTGGTGCTCGGAACCGCCGGCATGCCCCACATCCTGATGCGCTTCTTCACCGTGCCCACGGCCCAGGCCGCCCGCAAGTCCGTTATCGTGGCCATGTTCATCATTGGCTCCTTCTACATCCTGACCACGCTTCTCGGCTTCGGCGCCGCCATCCACGTGACCCCGCAAGGGATCACCGCCGTTGACAAGGGCGGGAACATGGCCGCCATGATGCTGGCCCAGCAACTGGGCGGCGACATCTCCCCCTTCCTGGGCGACCTGCTCCTGGCGTTCCTGTGCGCCGTTGCCTTCGCCACCATCCTCGCCGTCGTGTCGGGTCTCGTTCTGGCCGCTTCCGCCGCCATTGCCCACGACATCTACGTAAACGTCATCAAGGACGGCCACGCCGACCAGCACGAGCAGGTCATGGCCGCCCGGATCACCTCCCTGTGCGTCGGCGCCATGGGCATCATCATCGGCATCGCCGCCGAGAAGCAGAACGTCGCCCACCTGGTGGCCCTGGCCTTCGCCGTTGCCTCCTCGGGCAACCTGCCGGTCGTAGTCATGTCCCTCTTCTGGCGGAAGTTCAATACCGCCGGCGTCGTGTCGGGCCTCGTGGTCGGCACCGTCGCCTCCATCGCACTGGTGATGGTCTCCCCCAACATGACCTATCCGAAGGTCGTTGCCGCCGACGCCCAAAAAGTCGTCACGAAGCTTGAAGAGAAACAGGCCGGTGGTGCGGTCCTCACCGAAAAGGAAATGAAGGACCTTGACAAGGCAAAGGCCGACTACGCCAAGAACAAGGACGGCAAGTCCATGCTGGGCCTTGACAAGCCGCTGATCAAACTTAAGAACCCGGGCATCATCTCGATCCCGCTGGGCTTCCTCGCCGCCATCATCGGCTGCCTGGCCTTCCCGAGCCGGCGTTCCGAGGAAATGTTCGACGAGATCTACGTCCGCCAGAACACCGGCATCGGCATGGCCAAGGCCATCGATCACTAG
- a CDS encoding DUF485 domain-containing protein, whose product MAEKQYDWASIAKNPKFVELHRKKTTFLVGWWVFSTVYYFLLPIGAAYAPGLFKIKILSNINFGYLFALSQFFVSWGIAMYYAHVANKDFDRLTRELVDELK is encoded by the coding sequence ATGGCAGAAAAACAGTACGATTGGGCGTCAATAGCCAAGAACCCCAAGTTCGTCGAGCTCCACCGGAAGAAGACCACATTCCTGGTCGGCTGGTGGGTGTTCTCGACCGTCTACTACTTCCTCCTCCCCATCGGTGCGGCCTATGCACCGGGACTCTTCAAGATCAAGATTCTCAGCAACATCAACTTCGGCTACCTGTTCGCCCTCTCCCAGTTCTTCGTCTCCTGGGGGATCGCCATGTACTACGCCCATGTGGCCAACAAAGACTTCGACCGGCTCACCCGTGAGCTGGTGGATGAGCTCAAATAG
- a CDS encoding IclR family transcriptional regulator → MTREKSSYAVQTVEKALDILETLTDESRHATLPYLAEKLDLSRNKAFRLLATLESKGLVERDETSGVYRLGISSVELAQRLLNSTSLIRHAHPIMERLARKHDEAVYIAVLKGDEVLFLDMVDCEQAIKTAPLVGRRFPFFSNAAGKAIRALESTDLLDRFLKKRGRNGGPFDPAALQQELKAVREHGVAVDFDGLGEGIVSVAVAVRDYAGKVIGALTMLGPSFRMMASRMENEIIPSLREGAEILSMKFGYAKL, encoded by the coding sequence ATGACGAGGGAAAAAAGCTCATACGCGGTACAGACCGTTGAAAAGGCCCTCGATATCCTCGAAACGCTCACGGACGAGAGCCGTCACGCGACCCTTCCCTATCTGGCCGAGAAGCTCGACCTGTCCCGCAACAAGGCATTCCGGCTCCTGGCAACCCTGGAGAGCAAGGGACTGGTTGAACGGGACGAGACGAGCGGCGTCTATCGCCTGGGCATTTCATCGGTCGAGCTGGCCCAGCGGCTTCTGAACAGCACCAGCCTCATCCGTCATGCCCACCCAATCATGGAAAGACTGGCGCGCAAGCATGACGAGGCCGTCTACATCGCGGTTCTCAAGGGGGACGAGGTTCTTTTCCTGGATATGGTGGACTGTGAGCAGGCCATCAAGACCGCCCCCCTGGTGGGACGGCGTTTCCCCTTTTTCAGCAACGCCGCCGGCAAAGCCATCCGGGCACTGGAGTCGACCGACCTGCTGGACCGCTTCCTCAAGAAGCGGGGTCGGAACGGCGGACCGTTTGACCCTGCGGCACTCCAGCAGGAGTTGAAGGCCGTGCGGGAGCATGGCGTTGCCGTTGATTTCGACGGATTGGGGGAAGGGATCGTGAGCGTTGCCGTGGCGGTGCGCGACTACGCGGGCAAAGTCATCGGCGCCTTGACCATGCTGGGGCCCTCCTTCCGGATGATGGCATCCCGCATGGAAAACGAGATTATCCCTTCACTGCGTGAAGGGGCTGAAATACTCTCCATGAAGTTTGGCTACGCAAAGCTGTGA